Proteins from one Streptomyces sp. NBC_00289 genomic window:
- a CDS encoding arabinogalactan endo-beta-1,4-galactanase, producing MTMNRPGRTVKAALLLAAVALPASLLTTPTTASAAGSLSMLGADVSTAQRALDLGAKYYDASGTAKDPLDILKGLGVNYVRLRVWNSPASGYNNKAKVLAYAKQVKAKGLKLLVDFHYSDTWADPGKQYKPAAWASHGITQLQTDVYNYTYDVCNSLKSQGTTPDSVQIGNEINVGMLWDDGKVVNNDFTNLSLLLKSGYNATKACNSGTKVIIHTANSDSDAHARWFYDGIKAKGVSWDVTGLSYYCPWHGTLANMGSVVSDMKSRYGKDVVIAETAYPFTSANADGTSNSITSGCSGYPLSWQGQADNFTAVQNTARSSGAIGVFYWEPTWYAVTGNGWDPADITNSGNGWDNMAIFNWTGQVNPNIKWTP from the coding sequence ATGACCATGAACCGTCCGGGCCGCACAGTGAAAGCCGCACTGCTCCTGGCGGCGGTCGCCCTGCCCGCGTCCCTGCTCACCACACCCACGACCGCCTCCGCCGCGGGCTCGCTCAGCATGCTCGGCGCCGATGTCTCGACCGCCCAGCGAGCCCTCGACCTGGGTGCCAAGTACTACGACGCGAGCGGCACCGCCAAGGACCCGCTCGACATCCTCAAGGGCCTCGGCGTGAACTACGTCCGGCTGCGCGTCTGGAACAGCCCGGCCAGCGGCTACAACAACAAGGCCAAGGTGCTGGCGTACGCGAAGCAGGTCAAGGCCAAGGGGCTCAAGCTGCTGGTCGACTTCCACTACTCGGACACCTGGGCGGACCCGGGCAAGCAGTACAAGCCGGCGGCCTGGGCGAGCCACGGCATCACCCAGCTGCAGACGGACGTGTACAACTACACGTACGACGTCTGCAACAGCCTCAAGTCCCAGGGCACGACCCCGGACAGCGTGCAGATCGGCAACGAGATCAACGTGGGCATGCTGTGGGACGACGGCAAGGTCGTCAACAACGACTTCACCAACCTCAGTCTGCTCCTCAAGTCGGGCTACAACGCGACCAAGGCCTGCAACAGCGGCACGAAGGTGATCATCCACACGGCCAACTCGGACAGCGACGCCCACGCACGCTGGTTCTACGACGGCATCAAGGCCAAAGGCGTCAGCTGGGACGTCACGGGGCTGTCCTACTACTGCCCGTGGCACGGCACGCTCGCCAACATGGGCAGCGTCGTGTCCGACATGAAGTCCCGGTACGGCAAGGACGTCGTCATCGCCGAGACGGCCTATCCGTTCACCTCGGCGAACGCGGACGGCACCAGCAACTCGATCACCTCCGGCTGCTCCGGCTACCCGCTCAGCTGGCAGGGCCAGGCCGACAACTTCACCGCCGTGCAGAACACCGCCCGCAGCTCCGGCGCGATCGGCGTCTTCTACTGGGAACCGACCTGGTACGCGGTCACCGGCAACGGATGGGACCCGGCCGACATCACCAACAGCGGCAACGGCTGGGACAACATGGCCATCTTCAACTGGACCGGCCAGGTGAACCCGAACATCAAGTGGACGCCGTAG
- a CDS encoding SDR family oxidoreductase yields the protein MGDSPVKGRTVVVTGAARGVGAALANELARRGARLALLDHDGPALEERAAALPNAPLTLEVDVTDYPALTDTAEVVRGRLGPPSVVVANAGIAEGGPFALSDPATWRRVIDVNLTGSAQTARAFLPDLVETAGYHLQIASLASIGAVPMMSAYCASKAGVEAFTHALRAEVAHRGVAVGIAYLNWTGTDMIRDADRFTALRELRTHMPPLARRVSRVEVVAERLARAVESRTTAVYVPAWLRLVQVARAALPPVILRVSRRELPRLQAEEALVSSGLLGAGGRADRAATRRRTRSRPE from the coding sequence GTGGGTGACAGTCCGGTCAAGGGCCGCACCGTCGTGGTGACCGGGGCGGCACGCGGCGTGGGAGCGGCGCTGGCGAACGAACTCGCCCGGCGCGGCGCGCGGTTGGCGCTGCTCGACCACGACGGACCGGCGCTGGAGGAGAGGGCAGCCGCGCTGCCCAACGCGCCGCTGACCCTCGAGGTGGACGTCACCGACTACCCGGCGTTGACCGACACCGCGGAGGTCGTCCGCGGCCGTCTCGGTCCACCGTCGGTGGTCGTGGCGAACGCCGGAATCGCCGAGGGCGGCCCCTTCGCCCTGTCGGATCCCGCGACCTGGCGCCGGGTGATCGACGTGAACCTGACCGGGAGCGCCCAGACGGCGCGGGCGTTCCTGCCGGATCTCGTGGAGACGGCGGGCTACCACCTCCAGATCGCCTCGCTGGCATCGATCGGCGCGGTGCCGATGATGAGTGCCTACTGTGCCTCGAAAGCCGGCGTGGAAGCCTTCACCCACGCACTGCGGGCCGAGGTGGCACACCGCGGTGTGGCGGTCGGGATCGCCTATCTCAACTGGACCGGCACCGACATGATCCGTGACGCCGACCGGTTCACGGCTCTGCGGGAACTGCGCACCCACATGCCGCCCCTGGCCCGGCGCGTCAGCCGGGTGGAGGTCGTCGCCGAGCGGTTGGCGCGTGCCGTGGAGAGCCGGACCACCGCTGTCTATGTTCCGGCCTGGCTGCGTCTGGTCCAGGTGGCGCGTGCCGCGCTGCCGCCCGTGATCCTGCGGGTGTCCCGCCGTGAACTGCCCCGCCTGCAGGCCGAGGAGGCGTTGGTCTCCTCGGGGCTGCTGGGTGCCGGTGGCCGGGCCGACCGCGCGGCGACCCGACGACGTACGCGATCACGTCCTGAGTGA
- a CDS encoding family 43 glycosylhydrolase, which produces MTYTARLRSRARRRAGRLAGLTAASLFLGLAAPAVPAQAAENAQSASVTDGLALWYKLDAATGSTVTDASGNGRDGRVSGTADWSGAGQGLAFNGSDTYVQVPDDVMKGMAAITVAMDVRIDSSQTTPYFLYGFGNSSGGNGNGYLFTTGNSLRTSVATGNWSTEQTTKPADSHNLARSVWKHLTYTQTGTTGVLYEDGAEVGRNTSVTTTPGAIGSGTTSANYIGKSVYSGDKLFKGSIRDFRVYDRALADSEVEQLALPVATQGVADDKAALSLGDTGAVTADLDLPRTGTAGGSTISWASDNPDVVSAGGTVTRPAAGAPDAHARLTATLKKGTVTDTRTFDVTVLAAFDDETATRQAAEALTVHTLDDVRGNLTLPATGSYGTDVSWSSAEPDVVSADGVVHRPAHGDGATTVELTATVTKGTASTTRKFTAEVPELPAEQALKGYMFSYFTGEGTADGEQLYSALSKGNDPLKWRELNDGKPVLTSTLGEKGLRDPFIIRSPEGDKFYQIATDLRIYGNGDWDAAQRSGSKSIMIWESTDLVHWTNQRLVRISPDSAGNTWAPEAFYDARRGEYVVFWASKLYADDAHSGDTYNRMMYATTRDFYTFSEPKVWIDRGYSVIDSTMIRHDGTYYRLSKDERNNSSSTPNSKFIFQEKSDSILDPAWDPVAEGIGKGAMTAAEGPLVFKSNTEEKWYAFLDEFGGRGYIPFETTDLATGNWTPVADYDLPSKPRHGTVLPVTQAEYDRLLRAYQPDQLVESVESVKVRTRTGRAPVLPATVIARYADGVDRPVAVAWDDVPASKYARPGTFTVTGSLPDGAAIPVRAEVTVSDEGADVPADLLLHYGFDETGGTIARDSSGHGYHGTYVHTPDFGTGVEGGSFEMSGGSGTSTTSPYVKLPNGVLKNADSVTVSTYAKWKGGDSFQWLFGLGPDSNKYLFATPSNGGSSLYSAISKASWSAESKLTAGSRLTPGEWRHVTVTLDGSTGTMVLYVDGVEAARTTTTIKPSELYDANKDYSGYIGRSLYSGDPYFGGEVDDFRIYDRALSAAEVMELSGNTAGIAKATHPALKVDAIIDNTDTRITLPMKEGTDLTALAPEFTLAHGAAISPASGSVHDFTEPVTYEVTGSDGTQRTWTVAALVMKSPVLPGLNADPNIVRFGDTFYLYPTTDGFDGWSGTQFRGYSSTDLVHWKDHGVILDLGPDVSWADSRAWAPTIAEKNGKYYFYYCADANIGVAVSDSPTGPFKDVLGKPLLKQGQYSGQMIDPAVFTDDDGKSYLYWGNGHAYVAPLNDDMTSIDTSKVEDITPSGYNEGTFVVKRKGTYYFMWSENDTRDENYRVAYATGPSPTGPWTKRGVILEKDLSQGIKGTGHHSVVHVPNTDDWYIAYHRFAMPGGDGTHRETTVDRMEFDSDGLIRKVLPTLTSIDPVTVVHAGPDAEGKEGDAIRLNGTISGAGSPTWSVDAGAPCAFADPRAARTTLTCTDDGTYEATLTGGRSSDTVKVEVANEKPVITSATGPRSPVAAGERAAVSAEFIDRGASDTHTCVVDWKDGTKPQSGTVTAIGCRARHAYAGAGIHRPVITVTDDEGASDSTTLPEVIVYDPAAGPALGTGVFGSPAGAYPAGPGLTGKAAFSFLAFYPKKATVPFGGATFDFGRAGLTFRSTSSDWLVVDGSRAIYQGSGTVRGTGGYGVRITATDNPDTIRVKLWKKSTGDIVYDNLTGARATGVITVSSH; this is translated from the coding sequence ATGACGTACACCGCACGTCTGCGCAGCCGCGCCAGACGCCGGGCGGGCCGGCTCGCCGGCCTGACCGCCGCGTCACTGTTCCTGGGCCTCGCCGCGCCCGCCGTACCCGCGCAGGCGGCGGAGAACGCGCAGAGCGCGAGCGTCACCGACGGTCTGGCCCTCTGGTACAAGCTCGACGCGGCAACCGGCAGCACCGTCACCGACGCCTCCGGAAACGGCCGCGACGGCAGGGTGAGCGGCACCGCCGACTGGTCCGGCGCCGGTCAGGGCCTCGCCTTCAACGGTTCGGACACCTACGTCCAGGTGCCCGACGACGTCATGAAGGGCATGGCCGCGATCACCGTCGCGATGGACGTGCGGATCGACTCCTCCCAGACCACGCCGTACTTCCTCTACGGCTTCGGCAACTCGAGCGGCGGCAACGGGAACGGCTACCTGTTCACCACCGGGAACTCCCTCCGGACCTCCGTCGCCACCGGCAACTGGTCGACGGAGCAGACCACCAAGCCGGCCGACTCGCACAATCTGGCCCGCTCGGTGTGGAAGCACCTCACCTACACACAGACCGGCACCACCGGTGTGCTGTACGAGGACGGTGCGGAGGTCGGCCGCAACACCTCGGTCACCACCACCCCCGGTGCCATCGGCTCCGGCACCACGAGCGCCAACTACATCGGCAAGTCCGTCTACTCGGGCGACAAGCTCTTCAAGGGCAGCATCCGCGACTTCCGGGTCTACGACCGGGCGCTCGCCGACTCCGAGGTCGAGCAGCTCGCCCTCCCCGTCGCCACCCAGGGCGTGGCCGACGACAAGGCCGCCCTCAGCCTGGGCGACACCGGCGCCGTCACAGCCGACCTGGACCTGCCGCGCACCGGCACGGCCGGCGGTTCCACGATCAGCTGGGCGAGCGACAACCCGGACGTCGTCTCCGCCGGCGGCACGGTCACCCGCCCCGCCGCCGGGGCACCCGACGCCCACGCCAGGCTCACGGCGACCCTGAAGAAGGGCACGGTGACCGACACCAGGACCTTCGACGTCACGGTCCTGGCCGCCTTCGACGACGAGACCGCCACGCGTCAGGCCGCCGAGGCCCTCACCGTCCACACCCTCGACGACGTCCGCGGCAACCTGACCCTGCCGGCGACCGGTTCCTACGGCACCGACGTCAGCTGGTCCTCCGCCGAGCCGGACGTCGTCTCCGCCGACGGCGTGGTCCACCGTCCCGCGCACGGCGACGGAGCCACCACCGTCGAACTGACCGCCACCGTCACCAAGGGCACAGCCTCGACCACCCGGAAGTTCACCGCCGAAGTACCCGAACTCCCCGCCGAGCAGGCCCTCAAGGGCTACATGTTCAGCTACTTCACCGGCGAGGGCACCGCGGACGGCGAGCAGCTCTACTCCGCGCTCAGCAAGGGCAACGACCCTCTCAAGTGGCGGGAGTTGAACGACGGAAAGCCGGTCCTCACCTCCACGCTGGGCGAGAAGGGACTGCGTGACCCCTTCATCATCCGCTCCCCCGAGGGCGACAAGTTCTACCAGATCGCGACCGACCTCAGGATCTACGGCAACGGCGACTGGGACGCCGCCCAGCGCAGCGGCAGCAAGTCCATCATGATCTGGGAGTCCACCGACCTGGTGCACTGGACGAACCAGCGGCTGGTGAGGATCTCTCCCGACAGCGCGGGCAACACCTGGGCGCCGGAGGCGTTCTACGACGCCCGGCGCGGCGAGTACGTGGTCTTCTGGGCGTCGAAGCTGTACGCCGACGACGCGCACTCGGGCGACACCTACAACCGCATGATGTACGCGACCACCCGCGACTTCTACACCTTCAGTGAGCCCAAGGTCTGGATCGACCGCGGCTACTCGGTCATCGACTCCACGATGATCCGGCACGACGGGACGTACTACCGCCTCTCCAAGGACGAGCGGAACAACAGCTCCTCCACCCCGAACAGCAAGTTCATCTTCCAGGAGAAGAGCGACTCCATCCTCGACCCGGCCTGGGACCCGGTCGCCGAGGGCATCGGCAAGGGCGCGATGACCGCCGCCGAAGGCCCGCTGGTGTTCAAGTCCAACACCGAGGAGAAGTGGTACGCGTTCCTCGACGAGTTCGGCGGCCGCGGCTACATACCCTTCGAGACGACCGACCTGGCCACGGGCAACTGGACCCCGGTCGCCGACTACGACCTGCCGTCGAAGCCACGCCACGGCACCGTCCTGCCGGTCACCCAGGCCGAGTACGACCGCCTGCTGCGCGCCTACCAGCCCGACCAGTTGGTGGAGAGCGTCGAGAGCGTGAAGGTACGGACCCGGACCGGCCGGGCCCCGGTCCTGCCGGCCACCGTGATCGCGAGGTACGCCGACGGCGTCGACCGTCCCGTCGCCGTCGCCTGGGACGACGTCCCGGCGTCGAAGTACGCCCGGCCCGGCACCTTCACCGTGACCGGCAGCCTCCCGGACGGCGCCGCGATCCCGGTCCGGGCCGAGGTGACCGTGTCGGACGAGGGCGCCGACGTCCCGGCCGACCTGCTCCTGCACTACGGCTTCGACGAGACGGGCGGCACCATCGCCCGCGACTCCAGCGGACACGGCTACCACGGCACGTACGTGCACACGCCCGACTTCGGTACGGGCGTCGAAGGCGGCTCGTTCGAGATGTCGGGCGGCTCCGGCACCTCCACCACGTCGCCGTATGTGAAGCTCCCGAACGGCGTGCTGAAGAACGCCGACAGCGTGACCGTGTCGACGTACGCCAAGTGGAAGGGCGGCGACAGCTTCCAGTGGCTGTTCGGGCTCGGCCCGGACAGCAACAAGTACCTCTTCGCCACGCCCTCCAACGGCGGCTCCAGCCTCTACTCGGCGATCAGCAAGGCCAGTTGGTCGGCGGAGTCGAAGCTGACGGCCGGCTCGCGGCTCACGCCCGGCGAGTGGCGGCACGTCACCGTCACCCTCGACGGCTCGACCGGCACGATGGTCCTCTACGTCGACGGCGTCGAGGCGGCCCGCACGACGACCACCATCAAGCCGTCCGAGCTGTACGACGCTAACAAGGACTACAGCGGCTACATCGGCCGGTCCCTGTACTCCGGCGACCCGTACTTCGGCGGCGAGGTCGACGACTTCCGTATCTACGACCGGGCGCTGTCCGCCGCGGAGGTCATGGAGCTCAGCGGCAACACCGCGGGCATCGCCAAGGCGACGCACCCCGCGCTGAAGGTCGACGCGATCATCGACAACACGGACACCAGGATCACCCTGCCGATGAAGGAGGGCACCGATCTCACCGCCCTCGCACCGGAGTTCACCCTCGCCCACGGCGCGGCCATCAGCCCCGCCTCCGGCAGCGTCCACGACTTCACCGAGCCGGTGACGTACGAGGTGACCGGGTCCGACGGCACACAGCGGACCTGGACCGTGGCCGCACTCGTCATGAAGAGCCCGGTCCTGCCGGGACTCAACGCCGACCCGAACATCGTCCGCTTCGGCGACACCTTCTACCTGTACCCGACGACCGACGGCTTCGACGGCTGGAGCGGCACGCAGTTCAGGGGGTACTCCTCCACCGACCTGGTCCACTGGAAGGACCATGGCGTCATCCTCGACCTCGGCCCGGACGTCTCCTGGGCCGACAGCCGGGCCTGGGCGCCGACGATCGCCGAGAAGAACGGGAAGTACTACTTCTACTACTGCGCCGACGCGAACATCGGCGTCGCCGTCTCCGACTCGCCGACCGGGCCGTTCAAGGACGTCCTCGGCAAGCCACTGCTCAAGCAGGGCCAGTACAGCGGCCAGATGATCGACCCGGCCGTGTTCACGGACGACGACGGAAAGTCGTACCTCTACTGGGGCAACGGCCACGCCTACGTGGCTCCGCTGAACGACGACATGACCTCCATCGACACCTCGAAGGTCGAGGACATCACCCCGAGCGGCTACAACGAGGGCACTTTCGTCGTCAAGCGCAAGGGCACCTACTACTTCATGTGGTCGGAGAACGACACCCGCGACGAGAACTACCGGGTCGCGTACGCCACCGGCCCCTCCCCCACCGGCCCGTGGACCAAGCGGGGCGTGATCCTGGAGAAGGACCTCTCCCAGGGCATCAAGGGCACCGGCCACCACAGCGTCGTCCACGTCCCGAACACCGACGACTGGTACATCGCCTACCACCGCTTCGCCATGCCCGGCGGTGACGGCACCCACCGCGAAACCACCGTCGACAGGATGGAGTTCGACTCCGACGGCCTGATCAGAAAGGTCCTCCCGACCCTGACGAGCATCGACCCGGTCACCGTCGTCCACGCGGGGCCCGACGCCGAGGGCAAGGAGGGCGACGCGATCCGGCTGAACGGCACCATCTCCGGGGCGGGCAGCCCGACATGGTCGGTCGATGCGGGAGCGCCGTGCGCCTTCGCCGACCCCAGGGCGGCCAGGACCACACTCACCTGCACCGACGACGGCACCTACGAGGCGACGCTCACCGGCGGCCGCAGCAGCGACACGGTGAAGGTCGAGGTCGCCAACGAGAAGCCGGTCATCACCTCCGCCACGGGCCCCCGCTCCCCGGTGGCTGCCGGCGAACGTGCCGCCGTCAGTGCCGAGTTCATCGACCGGGGCGCGAGTGACACCCACACCTGCGTGGTCGACTGGAAGGACGGCACGAAACCGCAGTCGGGTACGGTCACCGCCATCGGCTGCCGGGCCCGGCACGCCTACGCCGGGGCAGGCATCCACCGCCCGGTGATCACCGTCACCGACGACGAGGGAGCCTCGGACAGCACCACCCTCCCCGAGGTGATCGTCTACGACCCGGCCGCCGGGCCCGCGCTCGGCACCGGCGTCTTCGGCTCCCCGGCCGGCGCCTACCCCGCCGGACCCGGCCTGACGGGCAAGGCCGCGTTCTCGTTCCTCGCGTTCTACCCGAAGAAGGCCACCGTCCCCTTCGGCGGAGCCACGTTCGACTTCGGCCGGGCGGGTCTGACGTTCCGTTCCACCAGCTCCGACTGGCTCGTGGTCGACGGCTCCCGGGCGATCTACCAGGGGTCCGGCACCGTCCGCGGCACCGGCGGCTACGGTGTGCGCATCACGGCCACCGACAACCCGGACACCATCCGCGTCAAGCTCTGGAAGAAGTCGACGGGCGACATCGTCTACGACAACCTCACAGGCGCGAGGGCGACGGGCGTCATCACGGTCAGCAGCCACTGA
- a CDS encoding serine hydrolase domain-containing protein, which yields MTRTRTAVLCAAALLAATLQTTGASAAPGSHDQACAETRQPRDQARQVLDIVSETREELDLKAALVRVTVDGRELVTGAVGESMTDVPATPAMHFRAGSVGIAFLGTVLLQLVDEHKVDLDEPVSRWLPDLPHADEITLRMLGDSTSGLHDYVTDPVFLKKLYADPWQHWTPEELVGISTSHPLWYKPGTNWSYSHANFVLLGRALEEITGTPLDRLLGERVLNPLGLDNTRNNDTALIPPPVLHAYDAERGTYEESTYFNPSWTTAPGAVLTTDICDLARSGQAIGSGELLSRRAFRTQLNPGTVGLGHATETCPATVCLPMTEDFHFGLGVVVKNGWVVQNPSFFGYAAVMAYEPHQRLSIAVSTTVGPSAPGGNTAQTITERIADLLAPDHPLAG from the coding sequence ATGACGCGTACCCGTACGGCGGTGCTCTGTGCCGCCGCCCTCCTCGCCGCCACCCTGCAGACCACCGGCGCGAGCGCCGCCCCCGGATCCCACGACCAGGCGTGCGCCGAAACCCGGCAGCCACGGGACCAGGCCCGCCAGGTCCTCGACATCGTCAGCGAGACCCGCGAGGAACTCGACCTCAAGGCCGCCCTCGTCCGGGTCACGGTCGACGGGCGCGAACTGGTCACCGGAGCGGTCGGCGAGTCCATGACGGACGTCCCCGCCACCCCCGCCATGCACTTCCGCGCCGGCTCGGTCGGCATCGCCTTCCTCGGCACCGTACTGCTCCAACTCGTGGACGAGCACAAGGTGGACCTCGACGAGCCCGTCTCCCGCTGGCTGCCCGACCTGCCGCACGCCGACGAGATCACCCTGCGCATGCTCGGCGACTCCACCTCGGGCCTGCACGACTACGTCACCGACCCGGTCTTCCTGAAGAAGCTGTACGCCGACCCGTGGCAGCACTGGACCCCCGAGGAACTCGTCGGCATCTCCACGAGCCACCCGCTGTGGTACAAGCCCGGCACCAACTGGAGCTACTCGCACGCCAACTTCGTGCTCCTCGGCCGCGCGCTGGAGGAGATCACCGGGACTCCCCTCGACCGGCTCCTGGGCGAACGGGTGCTGAACCCGCTCGGCCTCGACAACACGCGCAACAACGACACCGCGCTCATCCCGCCGCCGGTCCTGCACGCCTACGACGCCGAACGCGGCACCTACGAGGAGTCCACCTACTTCAACCCGTCCTGGACCACCGCCCCCGGCGCGGTTCTGACCACCGACATCTGTGACCTCGCCCGCTCCGGGCAGGCCATCGGCTCCGGCGAACTGCTCTCCCGGCGCGCGTTCCGCACCCAGCTGAACCCCGGCACGGTCGGCCTCGGCCATGCGACGGAGACCTGCCCCGCCACGGTGTGCCTGCCGATGACCGAGGACTTCCACTTCGGCCTCGGCGTCGTCGTCAAGAACGGCTGGGTGGTGCAGAACCCGTCCTTCTTCGGCTATGCCGCCGTGATGGCGTACGAACCGCACCAGCGTCTGTCCATCGCGGTGTCGACGACCGTGGGCCCGAGCGCGCCGGGCGGCAACACCGCCCAGACGATCACCGAGCGCATCGCGGACCTGCTGGCCCCCGACCACCCCCTCGCGGGCTGA